The genomic window TGCGATCGTAACCTGCGATCTTGATCTTTCCGGAATTGGAGAAGATCGGTCGGATGGTTCCTACTCTTTCCAAAAGAGGACGAGTTTGGTTGCGATTGATCTCACGAATAATACATGTCTCGAAATGGATCTTGTGCTGAGAATCCGTGGAAACCACGATGACGTAGTCGCCCACATTCAACACGCTCTTGTTCTCGCAGAGACTCAAGGCCATAAAGTCGAAGAATTCCTTAACCACTCTTTCATTATAAGAGAAGAAGCTATTGTTCAAGATCAACTTCATCGCGGTGATCGGAGCATAAGCCGGTCTCCAGTTTTGAGTCGAACTCAAGGAAGCAAATTCTCCCGAAATGGAAATGATCGCAGGATCATCTTCGCTATAAGAATTGCTTTGCAGGATATAAAGCTGTCTTTGTAGATCCTCTACTAGAACGCTTCTAGTTGGATCGTCCTTGTATTTTTCGTAATATTCGTTCAATCTTTGGACCAAAAATGCAGAAGAAGGATAATTGTTATTCAACCCTTCTCCGCGGTACGGTCTATGACTGTTCAATACGGAAGTCTTTACCTGAGTCTGGATAGAAGGGAGATTTCCGATCATCAGATAACTAATCACCGGATGGTTCTTGACATACTCGAATTCCTCTTTACTCAGATTTCCGTGAGCCGGGAATTTCATTCTGGACTTTCCTATATCTACCATATAAGCAGCCATCATCAGATTGAGTTGTTGTGCTTTTGAATTTTCTGCGTCCTTAAGAGACAATGCCTTTAAGCTTCTCAGCTTCATGGCCATAGAGATAACAGTGCGTTTGGTTAGGATCTCGGAATCGGTTTCTACACCTGCGGACTTCATGACCTCGATCACATTCACGAGGCCAAGCTCCACATCCTGACTGTTTGAGAAATCATCCAAAATTGAATCGATCGCCTTCGCGACATTCTTCACATGATTCCCATTCAAAGGATAATCTCTCAGATCTTTTAAAAGCTCCGAAGCCTGTTTCGCCATCTGAATGGTAAGATCCGGATTCACTAGCTTGATAAAAGAGACCTTACGGCCATTCACTGCATCCGGATGCTCGGCATTTACAGTCACTTTATGTCGTTCAGACAGAAGGAAATAGATCCCTTGTAGTTCGAACTTCTGAAGTTTATTGATATCGGCTTCGGTCGCGTTGTCTTTTCTATGGATCAGGATCTGACCGTTCTTGTTATAAAAATCGATCGGAATAACTTGATTTTCTTTAAATTGGCGTATAACGTCTGCGTTGAACTCGAATCGTTCGAGCTTTAATGGATCTTGTGGTCCTGAGTTGCTAGCCATAGAAAATCCGCACGTAACACTCAAAGGCCACAAAAATAAGCCCTAAGTATATAACGTTTAAGTAAGATATATTTATGTGACTAAGAAAAGGAGAATACTAAGGTACAGGCAAGAATAAATTTCCGCAATGGCGGCAAACGTTCAAGAAACTCCCGCTTTCGAGGGAGAATCCGAATCCGAAGAAGTCCTAGAGGGATATGTTTCTCTCACAACTCGATCCAGCGAATCGAAAAATTCAGGATCCAAACCTTCGTCTACCAAGTAAATGATCCGTCTCGGGTCTGCGTTCCGTTCCAAATTGAAAACAGCCCTTCTTCTATCAATATTTAGGCTGTCCATTTCGAAGCCGGAGATCCTGATCTTTCCATTATTTGCGAATTTTGGCCGGACAGTCCCGATCCTTTCTAACATGGGTCGGATCGAATTCTTATGTGACTCTTTGATTACACAGATCTCGAAGAATACTTTTCGATTGGAATCCTGAGATGCGACAATTACGTAGTCACCCACCTTGATAAACGGCTGATTATCGCAAAGGGAAAGGCCCACATGGTCGAAGAAGTCCTTTAACGTCTTTTCATTATATGCAAAAAAGCTATTATTCAAGATCAATTTCATCGCCTTGAGAGCTTCCATTGGTTCCCGCCAAGGCTGAGGAGTGGTAAGGGAGGCAAATTCCCCAGCAATAGAAAGGATCCCTATATCCTCGTAGGAAATACTATTCGTAAGAATGCTCTTTACTTGCTTTTGGATATCCGTTGCCAAAAGATTCTTTCGGAAATCGTCCTTATATTTCTCTCGATAGCTCTGGAGTTTTTGGACCAAAGGTTTGGTCTGAGGATAATTATTATTCATCCCTTCTCCGCGATGAGGCCTATGGTGGTTGAGTACAACAGATTTAACTGGGTCCTCTATTTCAGGAAGATTAGCGATCATGAGATAACTAATGATAGGATGGTTCTTGATATATTCCAACTCTTCCGGTTTTAGGTTCGCGTGAGTCGGGATCTTCATCTGAGTATAGCCGATATCGGCGAGATAAGAGGCCATCATCAGATTCATCTGCTCCGCCTTCTTCTGCTCCATGTCCACCTTGGTAAATACCTTAGCGGCCCGAACTTTTAGAGCCATTGCGATCACGGTTCTTTTGGTGAGTACTTCGGAGTCTACAGGCATCCCCGCATTTTTCATGACCTCGATAATGTTCACGAGTCCCGTCTCCATATTAGGAGAAGATTTAAAATCATCTAGGACCGCATTGATGGACTTATTGATCTCTTTTACATGATCCCCATTCAGAGGGAATTTCTTGATCTCCGAAAGGATGTCCGTAGCGCCCTTGGACATATCCAAGGTCAGAGTAGGATTGATCAGTTTATCAAAAGAAGGATCTAAGGAAGAATTCTTCTTTCCGCTGCCTGGATGGATCTTTGCGATCTCGGCGCTTAGAAAATAAATACCTTGCTTCTCGAATTTTTGGAGACGATTGATATCGTCGCCGGACGCCATATCCTGCTTATGGATCAGGATCTGTCCGTGTTTATTATAAAAGTCTACGGGGATGATCCGGTTCTCACGAAAGTGCTGGATCACCTCTTCCGTAAAATCGAATTTCTGTAAGTCTCTAGATGCGTCCATCGTTAGGCGGAAGGATCTCCTACTTTAGTATCGGCTTATATTACCAAATCATACTAAGATTGGCTAAGCCGATAAATCTATTTTTCTTAGACTAATACTTTGGACGTAGTAAATCCGTTTGATCAAACTTGATTCAAACTGCTCTGAAGAATATATCTGCGAATCCGTTCTTCCACCGAACTTCCCGCAAAACCGGCTCCTGTACGAGAGTCGGTTAATAGGAAAGTATCTTGCGCCTTCAAAGATTTTCCGTCTGTTCTAACTTCGCCCGAGAGAATATTGATCCCTAGGTCCTTTAGAACTCCGGTTACGAAGTAAAGTAAGCCCTTTCTATCGGGTGCTTCGAGATAAAATTTTGTGGCCGAACTTCCCGGTACGTCTTCGAACTCTAACTGGGAATCTTGTCCTAAGTAAAATGTGTTTCGAATATCTATTTCACTTGAGGTTTGGATCATTTCTTCCAATGCGTTTTCATCGGAAAAGACGGATGACATAAGTACACCTAGTTTAGAGGCCTTGATCTTGGAGTCCGTCTCGGAAGATCTAAGCAGGAACTCGTCATAACTGACCAAAGAATCCCCTTCTTTGATCGTACGGATATCTCCCGAAAGGATCTCGAAGCCCATAAAAAACATGGCTTTCACCATTTTATGCAGAGTTCCGGGAGCCGTCTCGGAGGTCTTGAGAGTGACCCGATAGATCCCGTATTCTTCTTTGTAGTTAAATTCAATCATAGTTCCGCTTTCCTACAAAGCCTGCTTAAGACCGGATATAAGCATCCAAAAACAAGCATTCTAAGCAAATGTTTTTACGAGTCTAAAAGAGTAGTAGCTCCTTTTTCCGTATTCTGTCTCCTAAAATTTTTCCTTAATGAGACAGAAGTTTAAGCAAAATCGCTCACTACCGGATATACGCGGGAAGGGGTGTCGGATATAGTGGGAAATAACGGAAATATCTTTCCTAAAAAGACAGAGCTCCCTCTCCCGTTCGGGATCCAAATGGGAAACATGTATGACAAATAAACAGAAATTCACCGAAGGCTTTAAACTCGGTAAAAATCAAGCGACCTTTTCTAATACAAAATCTTCCGGCCCTAAGGTGCCACCGGGAACCCAGGCTGCCAGGGGATCCTATTCCTCCACTCTAGGGACAGGTTTGGTTGGTGCTGAACCTTCTTCCGAGTCCCCCTTCCTTATTCTTCTTGGTCTAGCCAGATATTTTAGGAATTATAAAGGTCGGGTCGTTATCATTGTTGGCCTACTTTTAACCGAAATCATCGTTTATTCCGCGATTCCTTTCTCTTTTAAGTTTTTGATCGATGAGGCATTGATCGGAAAAAACGAAACCGTACTCTATATCACCGGTGCTCTTCTGATCACAGGCACGATACTGATCACAGTTGCCGGAACCATCCGGGATTATTTGTACAATTGGGTCTCCGCCAGAGCAGTCCGGGACATGAGAGAAGAACTCTTTATCCATCTCCAAAGAGTGAACCTGGACTTTTATGCAAATACCAGAATGGGAGATATACTCTCTCGCTTCTCAACGGATCTAACAGCCTTAGAAAGCGCCGTGCTTGCTTCGATCCCTTGGGGAATCTCTCCTCTTCTAGAAGCAATCTTTGGTACCGCTTTATTATTCGCTCTAGATTGGAAGTTAGGCGCCATTGCTACTCTGATCTGGCCGATCACTTTCCTAGGACCGGTATTCTTCTCTAAGAGATCCACAACTGCAAGTTATGAAAGAAAGATAGAAGAAGCCAAGGTCCTAAACGCAGTAGAAGAATCCGTTTCCGCGCAGAACCTGATCCGCGTGTACGATCTAGATCAAGCCTTTTGGGAAAAATTCAAAGGCAATTGCGAGAAGCTATTCCATGTCTCCATGAAATTAGGATTAACAAATTCCTACTTAGAACGCTCCGCGTCCGGAGGAATTCTTTTACTTCAGGCAGTTCTGCTCATCGCGGGAGCTTGGTTTGCATTCCATGGAATGGTGAGTGTGGGAGCTCTGGCAGCATTCCTTCCTCCGTTCCTGAACCTTTCGTATTCTCTTCTATATGTGTCTCAGTACTTTCCTACTATGAACCAGGCCAGCGGTTCTGCGAAACGTATTCTGGAAATCTTAAGGACTCCTGCATTCGAAACGGACAGTGAAAGACCTTATGCCCCTTCCGAACTTTTGAATTCTATTCGTTTAGAAGACCTGCATTTCCGTTATAAGGGCAGGAATAAGAACCTGAACGGGGTCAATCTGGAGATCAAGAAAGGAAGTTACACGGTCATTCTAGGTTCCAGTGGATCCGGAAAGAGTACCATCTTCAAATTGATCTTAGGAATGGTGGAACCAAGCCAAGGCAAGATCAGTTTCGACGGGATCGATTTGGAAAAGATCCGATTGCAAGCTCTTCATTCTATGATCGGGATCGTATTCCAGGATACTTTCTTGTTCCATACTAGCATCCTAGAAAATATTCGCATGGGTCGTCCGGACGCAACTCCGGAAGAAGCGATCGAAGCCGCAAAGCTAGCGGAGATCCACGAATTCATTTCCGGACTTCCGGACGGTTATGAGACCATCGTTGGAGACAAGGGCTCCAAGCTTTCCGGTGGAGAAAAGCAAAGGATAGCGCTCGCAAGAGCATTGGTCCGTAATCCTCAGATCCTTCTCCTAGATGAGGCTACTTCTGCTTTGGATCCGATCACAGAGGCGCGCATTCTGAAGACTTTGCAAAAACTGAGAGAAGGAAGAACAATCGTGTCCGTTACTCATAGACTGACAGGATTGCATGCTGCGGATCAAGTCCTAGTCTTGAAGAATGGAAATTTGGATCCTCATCATTCTCCGGAGAACGAACCTTTTACTCCTCCGGCAATCGCTCTATAAAATCGAAAGGATCTGAATCAAATTCTTGCAATTTGGATTCCCTCCCTTTTTTTTCGTTTAGTATGCTAAAAGTACCAACTTACGTAGCCGACTCTCCGATCGGAGGTTTAGGAGTCTTTGCCGGACGAGATATTGAAGAAGGAGAACTGATTTGGGAATTCCATCCTAAGACTGTATGGATCCTAACTCAGCAAGAAGTTGAGGCATTGCCTGAACGCTTGCGCATTCTGATACACACATACTCTTATTTGTTCGAAGGCGAATGGTACTTTTGCGTGGATAATTCCCGCTTCATGAACCATAGTGATAACGCAAATACTCTCGAGGATAAAACGGGAGTAAACGGTCAAAGCAATCCGGCAGGAAGGGACAGGGCAGTTCGCAAGATCCTAAAGGACGAGGAACTGACCTGCAATTACAAAGAGTTCGACCAGCACTGGCAAACAAAACTCTCTTAATAATCTATCTTCAGATCCTTGATCTTCTTATCCAGAGTGTTTCGGTTGATACCTAGGAACTTTGCGACTCTAGTCTTGGTATACTTGAATTTCTTCATGGCATACTTGATGAGTCTCGCTTCCACTTCTCCAACGACCACTTCCATAGCTCTTCCGTCTAACGCGTCCAGGTGAGCGGGAGAGAATCGGGAACTTGCCACTTCGGAACCGGCCTCCGGATCGGCACCCACTTCGACCTCTTCTCCTTCTTCTCCGTAGAGAATTCGTCCGCTGATATCGGAAAAATCTTGGATATCCAACATCTCGGATTGGGATAACACCACCGCTCTCTCGATCACGTTTTCCAGCTCTCGAACGTTTCCTGGCCAGGTATAACTCATCAGGAGCTTGTGAGCCTCTCGAGTAATTCCTTTGATCTTCTTTACGTTCTCGTTGGAATATTTGGAAATGAAGTGATTGATCAACAAAGGAACATCTTCCAATCGATCTCTCAACGGAGGAGTTTCCATGTTCACCACATTCAATCTATAATATAGATCCGCGCGAAATAGTTTCTGCGAGATCAGATCTTCCAGATCCGCATTCGTAGCCGCGATGATCCGAACGTCGATCTTCTTGGGTTTCACGGAACCGACTGCCTCGATCTCCTTTTCTTGGAGAACACGAAGAAGTTTGGACTGTAAGTTCAGATCCATTTCTCCGATCTCGTCCAAGAAGATGGTTCCCGTATCGGCCATCTCGAATTTTCCTTTCTTATCTGCAACCGCGCCTGTAAAGGATCCCTTCTTGTGACCGAACAACTCGGACTCCAATAAGTTCTCAGGAATAGCGGCACAGTTGATCTTTATAAAAGGCTTATCCGAACGGGAAGAGTTATAATGGATTGCAGAAGCGATCATTTCCTTACCGGTTCCGGATTCTCCAGTGATCAATACGGAAGCTCTGGAATCCGAGACCAATTGGATCATCTCGAACAGCTTCTCCATGGACTTGGACTTCCCGATGAGAGATCCGAACTTGTATTTGTTCTTGAGTTCTCGTTTTAAGAGTACGTTCTCTCTGGAGATCTCTCTCTTCTCCTCATCAATCAGCTTTTGGATACGGATCGCTTGGTAGATGACGGAAGCGACCACTTGCAAGAAGTCCAAGTATGTTTTTAAGTCTACGTATTTCTTATGAACAAAGAAGACGCTGACTACGCCTAGAACGTCCGTATCCGACTTGATCGGAGCCGCAAGGAAACTAACGTTCTCCGGATTATTCTTAAAATGATTGGCATTGTCTAAACGATTCAGGAAATTCTCGTCGTTTACGATAGACTCTACGATGACGGCTTCTCCGTTCTCGTATACTCTTCCTGTGATCCCTTCTCCCGGAAGATAAACTCCCTTCTCCATTTCTTCTGCAGTCAGGCCAGAGGCAGCGATCAGCTTGAGAATATTCTTTTCGGAATCGAATAGAACGATAGAACCTCTTTCCAAGTTCAAAGACTTATCGAGTCTCTCCATGATATCGTCAAAGATCTCTTGGAGGATCAAGGTAGAAGTTACCGTTCTGGAAATATCAATGAGTACTTGTTGGATCTTATTCTTTTGTTCCAGCTGACGGAAGGTCTGGAGGTTCTTGAAGATCTGAGCGGCCATATTGGCCAAGGTGGAAACCAGCTCCAGATGCTCGTCCGAGAAGGCCTGCTTTCTGCTGGAGTCCAACGAGATAACCCCAATTACCTCGTCCTCTACGATCATAGGAACGGCTAACTCGGAAAGGATCTCATCCTTAATGGAAATATAATGCGGGTTCTGGGTAACGTCGTTAACGATCATTCCCTCGCCAGAAGCAGCCACGATCCCGGTAATCCCTTCTCCCACCCTCAGTTTTACTTTGGTTCGAACGGAAGGGTTCATTCCCCGGAAGGTAACGATGTCCAAGACCTCGTCCGTCCGACTGATCAACATGAGAGATCCGGAACCGACCTCGCAAATTTGGATACATCTCTCCAAGATAAGATCCAAAAGGCGATCCGGATCAAGAGTTGAATTCATTGCCGTCGCCACTTCTTGGATATGGCGTAATGGGCTGGGTTTTATATAACCTGACATCTGCTTAAAAAAAATGCTAATTGATGATTTTGCGGTCAAGGAAAAAACCTAAAATCGAAGCACTTAGCTTTCTTTTCAGCGAGAAAAG from Leptospira langatensis includes these protein-coding regions:
- a CDS encoding HD domain-containing phosphohydrolase, producing the protein MASNSGPQDPLKLERFEFNADVIRQFKENQVIPIDFYNKNGQILIHRKDNATEADINKLQKFELQGIYFLLSERHKVTVNAEHPDAVNGRKVSFIKLVNPDLTIQMAKQASELLKDLRDYPLNGNHVKNVAKAIDSILDDFSNSQDVELGLVNVIEVMKSAGVETDSEILTKRTVISMAMKLRSLKALSLKDAENSKAQQLNLMMAAYMVDIGKSRMKFPAHGNLSKEEFEYVKNHPVISYLMIGNLPSIQTQVKTSVLNSHRPYRGEGLNNNYPSSAFLVQRLNEYYEKYKDDPTRSVLVEDLQRQLYILQSNSYSEDDPAIISISGEFASLSSTQNWRPAYAPITAMKLILNNSFFSYNERVVKEFFDFMALSLCENKSVLNVGDYVIVVSTDSQHKIHFETCIIREINRNQTRPLLERVGTIRPIFSNSGKIKIAGYDRKTFRPDRRKAVFNLANTVDPRRVIYAIDPELDPPLFDLIDKNHRQTAPKSVA
- a CDS encoding HD-GYP domain-containing protein, which translates into the protein MDASRDLQKFDFTEEVIQHFRENRIIPVDFYNKHGQILIHKQDMASGDDINRLQKFEKQGIYFLSAEIAKIHPGSGKKNSSLDPSFDKLINPTLTLDMSKGATDILSEIKKFPLNGDHVKEINKSINAVLDDFKSSPNMETGLVNIIEVMKNAGMPVDSEVLTKRTVIAMALKVRAAKVFTKVDMEQKKAEQMNLMMASYLADIGYTQMKIPTHANLKPEELEYIKNHPIISYLMIANLPEIEDPVKSVVLNHHRPHRGEGMNNNYPQTKPLVQKLQSYREKYKDDFRKNLLATDIQKQVKSILTNSISYEDIGILSIAGEFASLTTPQPWREPMEALKAMKLILNNSFFAYNEKTLKDFFDHVGLSLCDNQPFIKVGDYVIVASQDSNRKVFFEICVIKESHKNSIRPMLERIGTVRPKFANNGKIRISGFEMDSLNIDRRRAVFNLERNADPRRIIYLVDEGLDPEFFDSLDRVVRETYPSRTSSDSDSPSKAGVS
- a CDS encoding ACT domain-containing protein — its product is MIEFNYKEEYGIYRVTLKTSETAPGTLHKMVKAMFFMGFEILSGDIRTIKEGDSLVSYDEFLLRSSETDSKIKASKLGVLMSSVFSDENALEEMIQTSSEIDIRNTFYLGQDSQLEFEDVPGSSATKFYLEAPDRKGLLYFVTGVLKDLGINILSGEVRTDGKSLKAQDTFLLTDSRTGAGFAGSSVEERIRRYILQSSLNQV
- a CDS encoding ABC transporter ATP-binding protein, whose product is MTNKQKFTEGFKLGKNQATFSNTKSSGPKVPPGTQAARGSYSSTLGTGLVGAEPSSESPFLILLGLARYFRNYKGRVVIIVGLLLTEIIVYSAIPFSFKFLIDEALIGKNETVLYITGALLITGTILITVAGTIRDYLYNWVSARAVRDMREELFIHLQRVNLDFYANTRMGDILSRFSTDLTALESAVLASIPWGISPLLEAIFGTALLFALDWKLGAIATLIWPITFLGPVFFSKRSTTASYERKIEEAKVLNAVEESVSAQNLIRVYDLDQAFWEKFKGNCEKLFHVSMKLGLTNSYLERSASGGILLLQAVLLIAGAWFAFHGMVSVGALAAFLPPFLNLSYSLLYVSQYFPTMNQASGSAKRILEILRTPAFETDSERPYAPSELLNSIRLEDLHFRYKGRNKNLNGVNLEIKKGSYTVILGSSGSGKSTIFKLILGMVEPSQGKISFDGIDLEKIRLQALHSMIGIVFQDTFLFHTSILENIRMGRPDATPEEAIEAAKLAEIHEFISGLPDGYETIVGDKGSKLSGGEKQRIALARALVRNPQILLLDEATSALDPITEARILKTLQKLREGRTIVSVTHRLTGLHAADQVLVLKNGNLDPHHSPENEPFTPPAIAL
- a CDS encoding SET domain-containing protein is translated as MLKVPTYVADSPIGGLGVFAGRDIEEGELIWEFHPKTVWILTQQEVEALPERLRILIHTYSYLFEGEWYFCVDNSRFMNHSDNANTLEDKTGVNGQSNPAGRDRAVRKILKDEELTCNYKEFDQHWQTKLS
- a CDS encoding sigma-54-dependent Fis family transcriptional regulator is translated as MNSTLDPDRLLDLILERCIQICEVGSGSLMLISRTDEVLDIVTFRGMNPSVRTKVKLRVGEGITGIVAASGEGMIVNDVTQNPHYISIKDEILSELAVPMIVEDEVIGVISLDSSRKQAFSDEHLELVSTLANMAAQIFKNLQTFRQLEQKNKIQQVLIDISRTVTSTLILQEIFDDIMERLDKSLNLERGSIVLFDSEKNILKLIAASGLTAEEMEKGVYLPGEGITGRVYENGEAVIVESIVNDENFLNRLDNANHFKNNPENVSFLAAPIKSDTDVLGVVSVFFVHKKYVDLKTYLDFLQVVASVIYQAIRIQKLIDEEKREISRENVLLKRELKNKYKFGSLIGKSKSMEKLFEMIQLVSDSRASVLITGESGTGKEMIASAIHYNSSRSDKPFIKINCAAIPENLLESELFGHKKGSFTGAVADKKGKFEMADTGTIFLDEIGEMDLNLQSKLLRVLQEKEIEAVGSVKPKKIDVRIIAATNADLEDLISQKLFRADLYYRLNVVNMETPPLRDRLEDVPLLINHFISKYSNENVKKIKGITREAHKLLMSYTWPGNVRELENVIERAVVLSQSEMLDIQDFSDISGRILYGEEGEEVEVGADPEAGSEVASSRFSPAHLDALDGRAMEVVVGEVEARLIKYAMKKFKYTKTRVAKFLGINRNTLDKKIKDLKIDY